DNA sequence from the Bufo bufo chromosome 3, aBufBuf1.1, whole genome shotgun sequence genome:
TCTTCTAATTGCACGGCAAACTCTCTTTATTTTCCAATTTATATGTAAGATAGAGCAGTATGGAAAGAATTTTTATATTTCATCTTTGGGGATAAGAGAAGGAATCCAACGACAAGCATGTTCATAGATTATTTATATACTTGAAGGCAAATCTTACCTTACATAAAGATTTCCTGAACATGGAAACCAATCTGAAGGTTTTTCCGAACATCCAAAAACGTAGCGATCAGCTAAAGGAACAGGCCATGACATTAGATGATTTGCCAGGCATAGTACCATACCTACAGCTGTTGTTGTACTTGGTAATGTAGATGAATTTCtttcacttgaaagggactgagctgcagtgAGAGCTATgatctaattttaaaaaatttgatgatagcatgtttaaaagcaactGTAGCGTAGGCCTGATTCACCCGGCTGCAACACATAAATGATTTTGAATACGGTGGTGAAGTTTGTATGTCCAAGTACTGTAGAACATGAGCCTGGTGGCAATGGAGACCATGGAGACACAAACCAAAGTAATGCATGCCCTGAGTTTCTTCACACAGTCCCTTAGCATAGAAAAACGGTGGTGTGAATAGCATCAATGACTTCTATGGATCCTGGTGCATATGGCTAGTCATTTGTTAGATGGAGCACCAGGCACAACCAAAACTGTATATGCAAAGCTGTGCCAGGGTAAGCAACAATGGGGTGCCCTTTAACAGAGCTGATTGGTTAAGGTCCAAGAAGTTGGAGTCCAGCAGATCAAATAGACAATCCCAAAAATAACTATCAAGAAAACCCTTTTATAATGATTTCTTTAAATAATGCAACACTCTTTGTGCATGATGTTTGTGATATGAATGTATAGCCCCCAATCTTCTGACTTCCATTTCTATTCTATTGTTTATTGCAGGTGAGATTTTTGGAGCAACAAAATAAGATGCTAGAAACCAAATGGTCTCTTCTGCAAGACAAAAAACCCGCAAAAAGCCACATTGAACCTCTCTTTGAGGCATACATCAACAATCTCCGCAAACAGCTCGAGAGTCTTGGAGGTGAAAGAGCTCGTTTGGAGGCAGAAAGAAGGAATATGGAAGATGCAGTAGAGGAATTCAAGAAAAAGTAAGTTATTTAGGTCTTTTAGGATTAAATCATAAATAGAAAGATGACAAATTGATGAccaagatggccatgggctgcttaTAGCAAATGCCCTGCAAATAACCATTTCATGTGCAATCCGACAGGTATGAAGAAGAGATCAACAGACGCACTGCGGCAGAGAATGAATTTGTTGGACTTAAGAGAGTTCGTATTAACCATTGTATAATAATTAAACTAATGTACTGAGCATTACATATATTACCAAATAATTGCATTACCTTGCAGGACGTTGATGCGGCTTTCATCAACAAATCTGAACTACAAGCAAAGGTGGACTCACTAACTGATGAGATTAACTTCCTGCGTGCCCTCTTCGATGCAGTAAGTACATTTGTCTGCAGGAATTCATCAACCAGCAATTTATCGGTTAATTACTAGCCATTAAAATGAGTGATGGACAGTCCCATAAATGAAAATGTTTTGTAGGTGGGTGGAATGGTGGCACGGTGGATAACATTCCTATCTTAAGCCAATAGGAAATATGGTTGAAAATATAACTAGTTCTAAATGTATAGATTATATGTCCTCTCCGTAACGGCAGAGCTTTTGGTGAAGAATTTCTTATATGTTAAAATATGGTATGATATTATGTCTTCTAACACAGTAGATTCAGCATTAGGGCTCAAGTACGGATCCATAATAAGATACCCATAAACTACAATGGTCTCATACTGTACCCAAAGCTATAACTCGTTCAGGTGCTTTTTAGAATATTGGTATCTTCTTATGTTGCAGAGTAGCATTTAGGGCATCTTTACAGGAGATATGACATGACTGATATAAAAAATCTGACATAATATAGTATATCACaatgtctttctaacaaagctagaaccagcgctATACCacaaatggatccagagatcttcccattcattgctccaattgttctgctacatTTATTCCAGGCTGGCTgctaagggggcatgtcctttctggtgcagctttttctctgtaactgccacagcttctaacagaagatatgggtGCTTACAgttaagatttaaactgagcatgtgcaaccatcTCAGTGATGTGAACAAAAAATAAGTAaacgaacaaacagcaggtggcgctatagaaaaacattttattgaatagctcagtggctataataaatttttaattacatgcaattgcaaaagttttCAGATTgagctgctggtttgaaaaacgtAGATTGTTTTCTGTGGCACAGcccttttaaggggttgtcccattatatTATCTATGGGACTAtttctggcagccccatagagttgACTGGAGGAGAAGCACGCACGCCTGATCACCAGGCTGCAACATTTAAACCCCCCGCCAAACTGACACCTATCCCATATCCTGtggattggacaacccctttagcggTAGCACTGCTACCGGTGCTCCCCAACAGCTATGTCTCCGACTTCATCTCTGTGCGTCAAGAATTTTATACAGATTCATATGTACACAATGAGATGATCTCCACTAGGAGCATTGCTTCTAGAGGAGACAATGATGCCTCACGGAAGCACCATATGGTGACGCACAAAATGTCTATGTATCCATAATACAGACCAATAGGGACTCAGGGTTCCACCCTATAAAGTCTGTTCATGCATATTTTCCAGTTGCATATAAGTGCTTTGTTCAAAGTCAAGTGTGGCCTTCATGGGGAAGAACATAATTTGACCCCtaagcacactctggtgtaatgaATTGGCATTCTATAGAAGACCATTGATAGATATCTAATCAATGCCAGTGTCAGCAAAAACACATTTAGTCGTTTACATGGTTTACATTGTTTTATTTTCTTCTGCTTAGGAGATTGCTCAGCTCCAGGCTCAGATCTCAGATATCTCTGTTATTGTGTCTATGGACAACAGCAGAGATTTAGACATGGACAGTATCATTGCTGAAGTTAAGGCTCAATATGAAGAGGTTGCAAACAAGAGCAGAGCTGAGGCTGAGGCCATGTACCAGTCACGGGTGAGTTAAACTCATAGACTTAATTAGTCATTTGTGATTTATTGGCAGAACCCTAAAACATCCTTCAGGTACTTCTTTTAGTAACCACAATTTAATCTACTCATGTCTACTCCTCCAAAATATACTTGCCATAAAAAGTAATTGTACAGAGTCTCTGGGATTATCTTACTTTATATCTACCACTGAGTCTGCGGTGTCTTTGAAATCCTGGGGCCTGAGGATAAAGTTAGAATTTTGAAACATTTTACTTCTCATGCTGTATGTAGCTCCTGAAAAAGCAAGACTAGTCAAGCTTTTCCTGATGGCACTATTACGGGCATGGTACTGCAATTGATCAAGTGATAGAAACTTTAACCTAAAGTCTACGTGTTTTCTTTTTTCAACCTGCATTCTCCTGTTTAGTATGAGGAGCTGCGCTCAACAGCCGGAAGACATTGTGATGACTTGAGAAACACTAAGCATGAAATTACTGAACTGACTCGTCTGATCCACAGACTGAAGGGTGAAATAGAAAGTGTGAAAGCACAGGTAAGTTTTAGAGTAGTGGGCTTGTTTTAGTCAAGAGTACAATTATCTGTTATGATGGAAGTAGACGGGACTCAAAACATGATGCAAATGACTTATGTTCCTTTTTATACAGATATGGGGCCATAAGGAGAACCATTTGACAATATAACAAGTCAGCCAGCAATTGAGTCTTTACACAAGCCAATGCAGGCTGCATGGGGGACAAACCATCAATAATACAATCACATGTCCACCCTACAGTTTGCCTTTTGTTGGCAGAGCATCTCCTGTATACACAaaaagatgtgctgctgacaaatgaTTACtaggtggtagtggctctggctgtcacAGTCAATCACTGCGGCTATCCTCACACCTTTGCTCCCTGGGGGCATGCAGTGAAAGGAAGGGGCACCCTTTTTTCCCTCTGGGCACAACCTGATTCTGGAGTTCCTTCCTGATGGTAacaggggtgcccttgatgttaggtgtttGGATGGGAGCAAGGCAGAGATTGTAGAGTGCAATGGACAGACGGGGTACCACAATAAGCCAACAAATGATCAGTGTCGGCGGTTTGGTGATGAGTCAAGACAGACCAATGATAGGCTCAACAAACGTTcctaaggaaaaaatatataattcgaCCAGTGAAATGCTCACAGGACCCCTAATTCAATagaatacagtatatatttttccatTCTGTAGTGAATatggtcatttaaaaaaaattagatgatagcatgtttaaaagcaactGTAGCGTAGGCCTGATTCACCCGGCTGCAACACATAAATGATTTTTAATACGGTGGTGAAGTTTGTATGTCCAAGTACTGTAGAACATGAGCCTGGTGGCAATGGAGACCACGGAGACACAAACCAAAGTAATGCATGCCCTGAGTTTTTTCACACAGTCCTTTAGCATAGAAAAACGGTGGTGTGAATAGCATCAATGACTTCTATGGATCCTGGTGCATATGGCTAGTCATTTTTTAGATGGGTCTCTCTAACAGCAATCTACTGACCATAAAGTCTTCATTTGGCTAGTGCTCCTTAAATAGGATATATGTTTCCAAACTTTATTGACAAGCCATCAAAATACACCATCACAATTTCAGCATTGCAAACTCTTGCATGCCTCTGAGATGATTGTTCCCAAACAGCAATATCACCTACAATTTCATGGTATCATAAAGTGATCCGTACAGATGACAAAATATTGGGCCCCAAAACAACAAAGTATCAAAGATACTACAGAATACAACCCATTTTCAACTAACTTTTGAGCCTAGTACTTGCCACTATGCTCTACTTCTTATGGGTTTATTAACAAATAGCTTATTATACCTTGTTGATGATGTGTCCTGTGTGTATAATGatatcaataaatatataattgAAGCTGGACATGTACATGTTCTGCATAGATAGAGGGTGGCCCCTCAAAAACATTTTCTCTGATGGACCTAAGGAACCTCAAtttgtctggtaaaaaaaaagacTTCCAGAAGAACATCAACACTTGTCTAATCATTATAATTCTTACCTGTCTTCCTCACATTAACCTATTAATCACTTGTTACTCCCCTTTGTTTCTGACAAATAACATGTTTCCAACATTTAGCATGACGCTAAGAAATCTTTTCCCAGCATCAGTCATTTAAAAACCTAATAAAAACAGCTGATCTAGTTTTCGTAGCATGATAAAGCTGCGTATGTGTATATTGTAAGCCAATCTGTAGTCAGCATATAAGATACTTAACTAATTTAGGATAATGCACAAAGTATTAGGGAAGAGGTAAAACTGGGTGAGATCCTAGGCGAGGCATGGGAGAGCTTGTTAAAGAGGATATTCTGACATTAGTCACAATGTTGCACTGATTTACCTTGTCATGCACAGGTCTGTGATTCATAGGACACTGACACTACAAAACTATTGCGTACAATACTGACAATAGTCTCACAGGCAGTAACCATGACTAAAAACATTTTCAGTGTCAGTGGGATTATTCATGAACTCTGTAAAGGTGCAGcacattgataaaaaaaatctagagttTCTAACAAGTAAAAAATATAATGGTAAAAGTAAAAAAGTGTTAAGAATAGAGTGAAACATAGAACAACGATTTTGTAATCCTGTACCTTTATGTATTCTTGATATTGTCTAATGGACAAACCATTAGCCATATCTGGTTACTTTCATATGCTGTATAAGATTGCATTAATCACATGCCCCATTCTGTTGAATTTTATAACAACAATATCGCAATATCTTATCACATATTTGCCTTATTCCATACATGAAGCTTCAGGAGGCAGGTGGGGTTAACATTAAAGGAGTTCTTCACTTTGTTAGTTGTGTCCCCCTATAGAATTGATGACTAAATGTCCTACTGCGGGGGTCCCCATCAATTAGGTGTAGTATGCCGGAGATATAGCAGTATGTGTCCAGTTTTAGCTGCAGCGCCACCATAGGGGATATGAAGTATTACACGTTGCTCAAAAAAATCTATTGTTTGTCCATGCAATCCATTTTCTGATAAGATATTGCTTAGACCTTGTTGTAAAAGGAATCAACATTTGGCACACTGTAGCACAATCTTCAATATTTTTGGAACAATTTCGCGTATCTAGTTTTAGAATTATTCACTACACCAAGCTGACCAAGTGGGCACAGTGTATCAAGGAAAGAGGGGTGGCTTAAGTGGAAAGGGGCATGGACTAAGAGGTGACATTTGGTGCCAAAATTGTGCTGACATTCTGCCATAAAATTATGTTTCAAAGTAAGTCAACCAATAGgtggtataaagttagacaaGTACCTAGTCATGCACCTACTCTGTCATCCAACATGAGCCACTGTAATAAATCTAGTGCATCTTCAGACTGCTTTTGatttagacaggattagtaaaatCTGCTCCAATTTTTTCTTCTACCTAGCGTGCTAAGCTGGAAGCTGCCATCACAGAGGCTGAGGAACGTGGTGAGGCTGCTGTCAAAGATGCCAAAGCTAAACTATCTGAACTGGAGGCTGCTCTACAGAAGGCCAAGCAGGACATGGCTCGTCAACTCAGAGAATACCAGGAGCTGATGAATGTCAAACTGGCTCTGGATATTGAGATTGCCACCTACAGGAAACTTTTGGAAGGGGAGGAATGCAGACTTATTGGTGAAGGCCATGGGGCTGTTAGCATCTGTAAGTATAGAAAGAAGTCCTACATTTCTAACAAAATTCTGTACCAGGTCTTAAGTTCAATGTATATCAAGTGTGTGGTCTTACATAATGTATATTATTGATAAGACTAGTCTTCTCGCAAACCTATCCTGTACTTATGAAACATAACAAATGTGAAGATCTTTTTTTCtacaaatatttataaaatatttCCATAAAAGTCAAGTCTATAAAATGTTTAGGAGACAGTGTAGCAAAAAAAATGAAGGAGCAGGGGCACTTGTCAGGTTGAGAATTGATGCACGTTGCACAGATGGTGAAGGTCCTATGGTCATATTTTCAATATAGTTATACACATGGCTGGATTGCAGCCATTTCACTCCAGTTGCATTATACAGTAAGAGATTTATAACCtagtaaatattttttattaatatttgttTTATACATTTCAGCTGTGGTTAGCAGCTCCACTGGACATAGCACAAGTGGCCAACATCACCATGTGGGAAGCTTCAGCTCCAGCAGTTTATCCAAGGGGAAGTATGGACATCACTGTTAAGCCTCAGCTATTTTAGATAATCTGCGCTAATAATTGCACTGTGCTGAGCCATACCTTAGTGGGTTAAGCTCTAGGAAACCAGCTTATATGTAGTCTGTGATCTGTTCCCATGTCTATAATAATTCTATATCCTTCGATCTCCACAAGTTTACTCTTTGATTCTTTGAAATGTGCTTTGTCTTTATCTTTAGCTATATGCATCTGTCAATCCCATCTCCCATATTAAAATAAAGAATAGCAATATTGTCTTGAATGTCTTTCTTTTTCAATTTGCATGCACAACATATGTTAATATTTGCATGGCTGAAATGAATTACTTTTACCTTTCACAAAATCCACCATACAAGCTGTGCGTCTGATCAGTACAGGGTCCTGTCTGTTACTGACAGCCTGGTCCCCTGCTGTATCCCCAGCATTACTAAAAAAAACGCAGATgccagtggattaacccctcagatgcagtggtcaatgCTGACTGCTAGATCTATGGACTTTGTACAGGGAGGGGGCTCTACCTCTGAATCCatcgccccccttcccccacaactCAGCGATGATGCGGTGCAAATGGTAAACATGGCTATAATACAGTAGCCAGAATAGCCTTTTTTTGGTCAAATCACCTCACAAAAAATCATATATTCCCAAAATGGAACCAATGATAATGACaactcatcctacaaaaaatgatCACTCACACAGCTCCATTGAGAGAATAATTAAAAAGAAGAGTACGGTTCTCAAAAGATGGCTGTACTACTACTCCAGAGGCTGTTCAAAAGCAACATTGGACCCGTTAACCAACCCATCAAAATCTGATCTGCAAATGCCAAAAGGAAatctttcccttctgaaccctgcagcaGGGGCTTAGCTGTAGGGAAACTgttcctcaacagtattatacaatgacattatacagtcaggttcataaatattgggacataaacacaattctaacatttttggctctatacaccaccacaatggatttgaaacaaagaagatgtgctttaactgcagactgtcagctttaatttgaggctatttacatccaaatcaggtgaacggtgtaggaattacaacagtttgcatatgtgcctcccacttgttaagggaccaaaagtaatgcgacagaataataatcataaatcaaactttccctatataatacttggttgcaaatcctttgcagtcaattacagcctgaagtctagaatgcatagacatcaccagatgctgggtttcatccgtggtcatgctctgccaggcctctactgcaactgtcttcagttcctgcttgttctttgggcattttccctccagtattgtcttaagcaagtgaaatgcttcaggtcaggtgattgacttggccattgcataaaattccacttctttcccttaaaaaactctttggttgcttttgcagtatgctttgggtcattgtccatctgcactgtggagtgccgtccaatgagttctgaagcatttggctgaatatgagccgataatattgcccaaaacacttcagaattcatcctgctgcttttgtcagcagtcacatcatcaataaatacaagagaaccagttccattgacagacatacatgcccacgccatgacactaccaccaccatgctttgctgatgaggtggtatgcttagaatcatgagcagttcctttccttctccatactcttctcttcccatcactctggtacaagttgaacttggtctcatctgtccataggatgttgttccagaactgtgaaagcttttttagatgtcgtttggcaaactctaatctggccttcctgtttttgaggctcaccaatggtttacatcttgtggtgaaccctctgtattcactctggtgaagtattctcttgattgatgactttgacacacatacatctacctcctggagagtgttcttaatctggccaactgttgtgaagggtgttttcttcaccagggaaagaattcttcggtcatccatcacagttgttttctgtggtcttccgggtctttttgtATTTCTGaggtcaccggtgtgttccttctttttatgaatgttccaaacagttgttttggccactcctaatgtttttgctatctctctgatgggtttgttttgttttttcagcctaatgatggcttgcttcactgatagtgacagctctttggatctcatctggagagttgacagcaacagattccaaattcaaatagcacacgtgaaatgaactctggaccttttatctgctaattgtaattgggataatgtggaaataacacatacctggccatggaacagctgagaagccaattgtcccattacttttggtcccttaacaagtgggaggcacatatgcaactgttgtaattcctacaccgttcacctgatttagatgtaaataccctcaaattaaagctgacatcttgttcatttaatttcaaatccattgtggtggtgtatagagccaaaaatgttagaattgtgttgatgtcccaatatttatggacctgactgtatatgtgtagGAAATCgatggaacagctgccaggcTTTGTCTAAAAGAGCACTctagactagccacaggagttgggcttgcacaggaggagggggttagAAAAAAGTTGCTGGGGGGCCCTTTCAAAAAAtcactgtggggcccagtcatttctagttacgccactgccctgCAGTGTTCTCAAACAGCAGATTACGTCAGCATTTGTGGCATTTCATTACCCAGTAAAACTCGCCGAACAATTTAACAAGTTTGGTGTGAGTTTCAGATGGCACCAGTGGGGTACAACATATTGAGCgttgaaatgccatatctgtagAAAATGTTCCCTTTCCACGGTTCACTGTGCATTAGTTTCTGCAAAATACCAGtggctttaaaaaaaactcactgcACCCCGTAACAAATACCATGAGTAGTGtggtttccgaaatagggtccctGCTCTGAGAtttcatttattatttcaccccacaGCCTCTCCACTTGTTAGCATAAGATAAGCAGATCACCACAATGGGCCTCAAATGATCATGATGTTATTTTACTCCTGCGCCCTGTTGTATGTCCATGCAAAAGAAAAgggccacatgtagggtatttataaAACCAGAAAGCCCCACATTATAATAAAGACCTAccttattttttgccccataagacgcactttttcccccccaaagtgaGGGAAAAATGTGACTGCATCtcatggggcaaatactaatgagcacttccattatggaagaactcattagtaccagaggaccgggaagcgatgaaggctctgtactcactgctttctGGTCTTCtgccgtcggctgtgctgtggctgtgcacattgtgagggcgctctgtgacctcacgctgtgtgcgtcgggtcacagcacagccaacGGCAGGAAAAGGAGTGCTGGAGGTGAGGAGCAGTggcatccggagcaggagaggtaagtggattttttattttatgtaatctgAGTAATGAGGGCTGATTAAAAGGATGGGGGCTGACCTATGGCATGAGGGCTGATTAAAAGGCTgggagctgatctgaggtctgattggggatcattcacattggggtctgagctgaggtcttattggggtctaattaacattgagggtctgattggggttgtgagctgaggtctgattaacattgggtgtctgaCTGGTGGTCTGATCTAAagactaatgaaaaatatttatttcttattgtcctcatctaaaacctaggtgtgtcttatgggccggtgcatcttatagggcaaaaaatatggtacttttCACACTGACGCACGATGGGTAAAACATATTGGGCACTGCAATGGCATATCTGTGTAAAAATAGCTATTTTCAGtttgcaccatctgctgtgaTTATTTTTGTAAAATACTTGTGGCATCAAAATGTTCGCTATATCCTTATCACCCCTTGTTAAATAGTGTGAGGGGTGTGTTGTTGCTTTTTTAATTTCACCTCAGAGCCTCTGCATTTGTTGGCCGGCGCTGTATAAATCTCCAAACTAAgtctcaaatgcacatggtgctttttcttttctgtaacttacagtgtgcccaaacagcaggttTACGATGGAGAAATGGGTAATaggggtactttcatactagtacccttgtaaaaatgaaaaatctggggctaaagcaacattttatttgaaaaaatttaattttgtaaagcaCTCACTAAACCTGTCAATAAATTTATTGAagggtatagtttccaaaatggggtcacattttttggagtttccattgTATGGGAACCTCAGGGTATCTTCAAATATGAAATGGAGCCTGAAAACTATTCCAGAGAAATTGGCCCTTCTAAAGCCAAATGGTGTTCTTCCTCTTCTGAGCTCTGTGAAGTGTCCAAAAAGCACTCTACAAGTACATAGGGAGTGTtgttgtattcaggagaaaatgcataacaaattgtggcATAATTTTCTTCAGTTCCCCctttgttaaaataaaaaaaatgtgagtgATGTTTTATTGTAAATAATGTCATTTTTAATTTTCATGTCTTAGTGTTTCTAAATGCTATGAAACACCTAGGGGTCTAAGTgcccactacacaccttgaaaaatcccttgatgggtgtagtttccaaaatactatcacttcttgggagtttccatTGCAGGGATACTCCAGCATCTCTTCAAATGCGGCAGGGCTCCCCAaaactattccagcaaaatctgccctccaaaaatcatatggcccTCCTTGCCTTCTGcatcctgctgtgtgcccatacagcagtttataaccacatatggggtgtttctgtaaactgcagtatcaaggTAATACAGATTGAGTTTTTTTGCTTTAACTCTTGTTgttttacaggaaaaaaattatcaaaatggaaaatctgcaaaaaaaaagaaaattttaacaTATGACCtcaatttcttttaattcttgtggaacacctaaagggttaaccaagtttgtaaaaatcagttttgaaaaatttgaggagcttagtttctaaaatgggctcATGGGTtatgggtggtttcaattatTTAAGCcgctcaaagtgacttcaaaactgATTTGGCCCTTAAAgtcagttttggaaattttcttgaggatttgaaaaattgcttccaaacttctaagccatcAAATTTTCCATCAATATATTAACTAAAATTTACCGTTAATATGAAATTCTTTGAGTGACAAGAAAATAATCCCAGAAATGGTTGTATGAGTAAAAGCATTAAAAAGTTATTGGCACATAaattgacacgtcagatttgaaaaaatctgctgtgtcaggaaggggttgaACCTGTCCAGTTGTGAACTGAAAAAAATGATAGGTTAGTCAGTATGTATAGGTGATACTTTCATTCTATTAACTTTCCTTACTACTTTCTGCTCTAGTAATAACTATTCTATGAAgtgtcactatctgtcttaaaagcagaagaATTCAAATTATGAAAACTtggaatttttcaatttttttcataaattatggatttttttaataaataaaggtaaaaggtTTC
Encoded proteins:
- the LOC120996206 gene encoding keratin, type II cytoskeletal cochleal-like yields the protein MSYQSGHSSHGIKSFSSSSACLPSVSKHSSIGSITSKKISMGHKIHPSFSSKSVYSVASGGHKISTGLKSGHAYSLSGIGHGLSASGHGFGGSFCSPGITSVTVNQSLLAPLNLEIDPNIQKVRIDEKDQIKGLNNKFASFIDKVRFLEQQNKMLETKWSLLQDKKPAKSHIEPLFEAYINNLRKQLESLGGERARLEAERRNMEDAVEEFKKKYEEEINRRTAAENEFVGLKRDVDAAFINKSELQAKVDSLTDEINFLRALFDAEIAQLQAQISDISVIVSMDNSRDLDMDSIIAEVKAQYEEVANKSRAEAEAMYQSRYEELRSTAGRHCDDLRNTKHEITELTRLIHRLKGEIESVKAQRAKLEAAITEAEERGEAAVKDAKAKLSELEAALQKAKQDMARQLREYQELMNVKLALDIEIATYRKLLEGEECRLIGEGHGAVSISVVSSSTGHSTSGQHHHVGSFSSSSLSKGKYGHHC